The DNA sequence TTGGGATGGGGAGAGCATCGCTAATGTGTTTGAGAAGATCCCAGTTTCAGTACCGCTCATTAACTCGTCATTACGCTAAAGTTCAAGACGATGATTTTGTTTTATTTCATTGGCCAGTTCATCGAACACCCCGGCTCTGCTGGCGTAGGCATCCCAGCTAGAAACCACTGAAGTCACTTCATTAATAATTTGAACAGCCTGTTTTTTAAAGTTACCGATTAAATCACCCACGGCTAAAAGGTCATCCCGATTAAAATTATCTTGTTTACCTGTCACTGATAGCTGATGTAAATTCACCCAGGGGGAGTCTTTTTTATAACTGTAGGCCAAATCAAATGCGGGTGATAGCCGCCACTGGCTCTCAGCTGTATCGAGTATAAAACTACTGTTTTTGCTATGATCATCATGGTTTCTTGCCACGATATTAAAGATCATACGCCGATAGATCTCTATGGCATCTTTTCTGGGTAAGCGTAGTTTTCTGGTAACAGCTAATAATTGCTCATAACTGTAGGTTCCCGGTTTTTTATAATCAGCATGATCCATTGCGCATAAGGAAAGCACATGACGCTTTCTGTTTCCTGCCCGATCGAAGCGCTTTGTCATAAAATGAGCGCGTTCACCTTCTATCAATAACTCCGAAGGAGAAATATCAATGCCTGCATCTTTTGCCATTAAATAATAGGCATACTCCATTCGACCAAAGCCTTGGGGATCACCGAATGTTTCGCTGTTAATTTTATGTTCTTCAACACCATCGAACTTAAGCAGATAATGTTCAAAACCGTCGGCTGCGTCTAGCTGTCCTGAACGGATTTCGGTTCTGTCTGAATTAACCGCGATGACGGCCTTGGCTCTGGCACCCCCTGCTGAGGTACCGATTTGTAACAAGGCCAGCATCGCCTCTTCATCTTCTGATCCAGACTCAATATCGAGATTAATCCTAACGCGTTGATCGAGTACCTTTTGCGCCATTTTAACCAGGGAAGGCAGTTGCAGATTAGCCGATGGTGTATTTTTTTTATTCAACACAGTCGCTGGCGCGAACTCTAACGCACCCATACCGCGATTACCGCTGTAGAGCAGTCGTTCTAGCGGATTAAAATCATTACTGTCTCGACCCTGGCTTGCCAACCAGACATCAATAACAGCATTACCAAAATCATCCGGCAAAATATCTGCAAAAACTGCG is a window from the Gammaproteobacteria bacterium genome containing:
- a CDS encoding type II toxin-antitoxin system HipA family toxin, coding for MQNLAEVLLWGERVGALVYDPASKLSTFEYAPQWLNKGVEIAPLKMPLSQQRFQFPGLNPATYKGLPAVFADILPDDFGNAVIDVWLASQGRDSNDFNPLERLLYSGNRGMGALEFAPATVLNKKNTPSANLQLPSLVKMAQKVLDQRVRINLDIESGSEDEEAMLALLQIGTSAGGARAKAVIAVNSDRTEIRSGQLDAADGFEHYLLKFDGVEEHKINSETFGDPQGFGRMEYAYYLMAKDAGIDISPSELLIEGERAHFMTKRFDRAGNRKRHVLSLCAMDHADYKKPGTYSYEQLLAVTRKLRLPRKDAIEIYRRMIFNIVARNHDDHSKNSSFILDTAESQWRLSPAFDLAYSYKKDSPWVNLHQLSVTGKQDNFNRDDLLAVGDLIGNFKKQAVQIINEVTSVVSSWDAYASRAGVFDELANEIKQNHRLEL